In Synechococcus sp. KORDI-100, a single window of DNA contains:
- a CDS encoding WecB/TagA/CpsF family glycosyltransferase: MDFVSTTPDDRRRCRVLGIPVDACRDVRAAALGLHARGGGRIVTLNAEMTMTARANPELCAAIGSADLVIPDGAGVVWALSRQGVKVVRSPGIELAWTLLGYAAAHQWRVALIGASPDVMSTLQQTLPDQLPGLNLVMTVHGYQPAEAWPGLESQLLGLQPDLILIALGVPRQELWSETIGSGVAGLWMGVGGSFDVWAGVKNRAPSWMGRFQIEWLYRLIQEPSRWRRMLSLPQFVWEVISRGER, encoded by the coding sequence ATGGACTTTGTCTCTACGACCCCTGACGATCGCCGGCGCTGCAGGGTTCTCGGCATCCCGGTCGATGCCTGTCGGGATGTCCGAGCCGCTGCGTTGGGATTGCATGCCCGCGGCGGCGGTCGCATCGTCACCCTGAATGCTGAGATGACCATGACGGCTCGGGCCAATCCAGAGCTCTGTGCAGCCATTGGCTCAGCGGATCTGGTGATCCCTGATGGGGCCGGGGTGGTCTGGGCGCTGTCCCGTCAGGGCGTGAAAGTTGTGCGGAGTCCAGGGATTGAGCTGGCCTGGACGCTTCTGGGCTACGCAGCTGCCCATCAATGGCGCGTTGCGCTTATTGGTGCGTCACCTGATGTGATGAGCACCCTTCAGCAGACACTGCCTGATCAGCTTCCGGGTCTGAATCTGGTGATGACCGTACATGGATACCAACCGGCCGAGGCGTGGCCTGGGCTGGAATCGCAACTTCTTGGTCTTCAACCTGATCTCATCTTGATCGCTCTGGGTGTTCCCCGTCAGGAACTCTGGTCTGAAACCATCGGTTCCGGGGTCGCAGGGCTCTGGATGGGAGTCGGAGGCAGCTTTGACGTCTGGGCTGGGGTGAAAAACAGAGCTCCGAGCTGGATGGGACGGTTTCAGATCGAATGGCTTTACAGGCTGATCCAGGAGCCCAGCCGCTGGCGGCGGATGCTGTCACTTCCCCAGTTCGTCTGGGAGGTGATCAGCAGAGGTGAGCGCTAA
- a CDS encoding glycoside hydrolase family 15 protein, with amino-acid sequence MVLFSTATAMDDARAAELLRQLDSSIERVVLNRQDPISGLLPASTAHTVHGNYGDAWVRDCVYSIQCVWALAIAHRRRFGERCSRAWELEERVLALMRGLLRAMMRQAAKVERFKHSLDPLDALHAKYDSRSGDPVVADNAWGHLQLDATSLFLLQLAQLTRGGLPVVRSRDEADFLQNLVHYISRAYRTRDYGIWERGDKANHGQPERNASSIGMAKAALEALEDLDLFGPHGDGSVRLLIPQGAVVRLRRALESLLPRESASKEADSACLSVIGYPAWAVEDAELIERTVKRIRRDLGGSFGYKRFLRDGHQTAIEDVSRLHYEPEELMRFAGIESEWPLFLAFELVTACCEGRWSDARQWHDRLTPLAVPLDGERLFPELYRVPDDAVDLERQTPGSQRREANSNIPLIWTQSLAWVGEMLLEGLVTPNDLDPCERRQPTRLGADSVLVAMAPETASIQHALIAAGLPVDSHESITVLPSGRLNRQLRHIGENMRLALSGHPSQRIETEDTARFYRCDGRSLCFTAAVLEDTISYLADDPRQLVETVVDELHLLQRHWRGHGLPLLVIPIGAEAFQLHPEAFIALGRTLLSGLIEGIPVQFNRVSELANQGRWHTLPVTESDSLSGPEPPSQKTPRLRDATDLADLTAAQEQELDDTPVEQLHQRLWASSSLHEQADVLELLQRRLGAQAIETGPDGRPVDLLLLLDEVYHHGLRCQDWSVVRRCAGAMGMVHPQLEDALTDLLVRQKQVVVGRNYTADSRLITPQSSASIAALIARTSGTDARERMLEQELLLALDAIARREPGLLKGSLTLQLGQLLLLLTSELALERNLSQDEAFEAVCSEPPHAIRTRLRGVLTDMDHARAALQRGEQLHLSGRVQWKVPPPLEERPGGDNWLQHRIRLGTLQRVPRDFYAGIWSLLQHCRGLVIGDKLERRNRLNSALVLEKTAGERNFASQVDHLLSRIEAPEYRQLCCECLLSLMAFVETNPDVRVDDDLALDVVIGHAVRVGWQQNHPELDHKQYGRHKTSAWELFYRASPADCRRWQITALRQLAEQKGLVRSVP; translated from the coding sequence ATGGTTCTGTTCTCAACGGCAACCGCCATGGACGACGCACGGGCCGCGGAGCTTCTCAGGCAACTCGACAGCTCCATCGAACGTGTCGTCCTGAACCGACAGGACCCGATCAGCGGACTGCTGCCAGCAAGCACAGCCCACACGGTGCATGGCAACTACGGCGATGCGTGGGTCCGGGACTGCGTCTATTCCATTCAGTGCGTCTGGGCTCTGGCGATCGCCCATCGACGACGCTTCGGAGAACGCTGCAGTCGAGCCTGGGAACTGGAAGAACGGGTGTTGGCCCTGATGCGGGGATTGCTCAGAGCCATGATGCGCCAGGCCGCCAAGGTCGAACGGTTCAAGCACAGCCTTGATCCTCTTGACGCGCTGCATGCGAAGTACGACAGCCGCAGTGGAGATCCTGTGGTGGCTGACAACGCCTGGGGGCATCTTCAGCTCGATGCCACCTCGTTGTTTCTGCTGCAGCTGGCCCAGCTGACCCGCGGAGGGCTACCGGTGGTCCGCAGCCGGGACGAAGCTGACTTTCTGCAGAACCTGGTGCATTACATCTCCAGGGCTTACCGCACCCGCGATTACGGCATCTGGGAACGGGGAGACAAGGCCAATCACGGGCAACCCGAACGCAACGCCAGCTCGATCGGCATGGCGAAAGCCGCTCTCGAGGCCCTTGAAGATCTTGATCTGTTCGGGCCCCATGGCGATGGCAGCGTCCGACTGCTGATCCCCCAGGGAGCGGTCGTCCGGTTGAGACGGGCCCTGGAAAGCCTGCTGCCGAGAGAATCCGCCAGCAAGGAAGCCGACAGTGCCTGTCTGTCGGTGATCGGCTATCCCGCCTGGGCTGTGGAGGATGCCGAGCTGATCGAACGCACGGTCAAGCGCATCCGGCGTGACCTGGGCGGCTCCTTCGGATACAAGCGCTTCCTGCGGGATGGTCATCAGACCGCGATCGAGGACGTCAGCCGTCTCCATTACGAACCGGAGGAACTGATGCGTTTTGCAGGGATTGAATCGGAGTGGCCCCTGTTTCTTGCCTTCGAACTGGTGACGGCTTGCTGCGAAGGGCGCTGGAGCGATGCCCGTCAATGGCACGACCGACTCACTCCCCTGGCCGTCCCACTGGATGGAGAGCGTCTGTTTCCCGAGCTATACCGCGTTCCCGATGATGCTGTGGATCTTGAACGCCAGACACCTGGCAGTCAGAGGCGTGAGGCCAACAGCAACATCCCCCTGATCTGGACCCAGAGCCTCGCCTGGGTCGGGGAGATGCTGCTGGAGGGATTGGTCACTCCGAACGACCTCGATCCCTGCGAACGGCGGCAACCGACAAGGCTCGGTGCTGATTCCGTGCTGGTGGCGATGGCACCGGAGACCGCATCGATTCAGCACGCACTGATCGCCGCTGGACTGCCGGTCGACAGCCACGAGTCGATCACGGTGCTGCCCTCCGGACGGCTGAACCGACAACTGCGCCATATCGGCGAGAACATGCGACTCGCCCTCAGTGGCCATCCCTCTCAACGGATCGAAACCGAGGACACAGCTCGTTTCTACCGCTGCGACGGTCGCTCGCTCTGTTTCACCGCAGCCGTTCTCGAAGACACGATCAGCTACCTGGCGGACGATCCTCGCCAGCTGGTGGAAACCGTGGTCGATGAGCTGCACCTGTTGCAGCGTCATTGGCGAGGTCATGGCCTGCCACTTCTTGTGATCCCGATCGGAGCCGAGGCGTTTCAACTCCATCCCGAGGCCTTCATCGCCCTGGGGCGAACCCTGCTGAGCGGCCTGATTGAAGGGATTCCGGTGCAGTTCAACCGGGTGTCCGAACTGGCGAATCAGGGGCGTTGGCACACGCTTCCGGTGACCGAATCAGACAGCCTGAGCGGACCAGAGCCACCCTCCCAAAAGACGCCAAGACTGAGAGATGCCACAGATCTAGCTGATCTGACAGCGGCACAGGAACAAGAGCTCGATGACACGCCCGTCGAGCAACTGCATCAGCGCTTGTGGGCCAGCTCATCGCTCCATGAGCAGGCAGACGTGCTGGAGCTGCTGCAGCGCCGTCTCGGCGCCCAGGCGATCGAGACGGGACCGGATGGGCGACCTGTCGACCTGCTGCTGCTGCTCGATGAGGTTTATCACCACGGACTGCGGTGCCAGGACTGGAGTGTGGTGCGTCGCTGCGCGGGAGCCATGGGCATGGTGCACCCCCAACTGGAGGATGCCCTCACAGACCTGCTGGTGCGTCAGAAGCAGGTGGTCGTCGGGCGCAACTACACGGCAGACTCACGCCTGATCACACCGCAGTCGAGCGCATCGATCGCCGCGCTGATTGCTCGCACCAGCGGGACGGACGCCAGGGAGCGCATGCTGGAGCAGGAGCTCCTGCTGGCCCTCGATGCGATCGCAAGACGGGAGCCAGGACTGCTGAAGGGCAGCCTGACCCTGCAGCTTGGGCAACTGCTGCTGCTGCTGACCTCGGAACTGGCTCTTGAACGTAACCTCAGTCAGGACGAGGCTTTTGAAGCGGTCTGCAGCGAACCCCCCCATGCGATCCGGACCCGACTCCGGGGCGTGCTCACCGACATGGACCATGCCAGGGCTGCCTTGCAGAGGGGCGAGCAACTGCATCTGAGTGGCCGGGTTCAGTGGAAGGTGCCGCCACCACTGGAGGAACGACCCGGTGGTGACAACTGGCTGCAACACCGCATTCGCCTGGGGACCCTGCAACGGGTGCCGCGTGATTTCTATGCAGGGATCTGGTCGCTCCTGCAGCATTGCCGCGGCCTGGTCATCGGGGACAAGCTGGAACGACGCAACCGGCTCAACAGTGCTCTGGTCCTGGAAAAAACAGCGGGCGAACGCAATTTCGCGAGCCAGGTGGACCACCTTCTCAGCCGCATTGAAGCCCCCGAATATCGGCAGCTGTGTTGTGAATGTCTTCTCTCCTTGATGGCCTTCGTCGAAACCAACCCCGATGTGCGGGTTGATGACGACCTCGCCCTCGACGTTGTGATCGGTCACGCGGTTCGGGTGGGGTGGCAGCAGAACCACCCGGAGCTTGATCACAAACAGTACGGACGGCACAAAACATCAGCCTGGGAGCTGTTCTATCGAGCCTCGCCGGCGGATTGCCGCCGTTGGCAGATCACTGCCTTGCGCCAGCTGGCTGAACAGAAGGGCCTGGTCAGATCGGTGCCGTAA
- a CDS encoding photosystem II reaction center protein K — protein sequence MAAYTFDLLAQLPEAYQAFAPLIDILPLIPVFFLLLAFVWQASVGFR from the coding sequence ATGGCTGCCTACACCTTCGATCTGCTGGCTCAGCTACCGGAGGCTTACCAGGCCTTCGCTCCCCTGATCGACATCCTGCCGTTGATCCCTGTGTTTTTCCTGTTGCTGGCCTTTGTCTGGCAGGCCTCCGTCGGTTTCCGCTGA
- a CDS encoding Gfo/Idh/MocA family protein encodes MSPDPMVPVKVGVIGIGNMGWHHARVLSLLKDADLVGVADPDEQRGCLAREQFGCHWFSSYREMLQEVEAVCIAVPTLLHHQVGMECLDAGLHVLIEKPIAASQDEAAALIDASNRAGRLLQVGHIERFNPAFRELIKVVANEEVVVLEGRRHSPHADRANDVSVVLDLMIHDIDLVLELAQAPVVRLAAAGGRSAEGPIDYVNATLGFSNGVVASLTASKMSHRKIRSLSAHCRSSLVETDFLNHTLHIHRRAHEWYSADHGELLYRNDGFIEEVSTTSIEPLYAELEHFLQCVRGRETPAVDGEQASRALRLADLIEQAVEHSAMGAPLTAPI; translated from the coding sequence ATGTCCCCCGACCCCATGGTTCCAGTCAAGGTCGGGGTGATCGGGATCGGCAACATGGGTTGGCATCACGCCCGTGTGCTCAGCCTGCTGAAGGATGCCGACCTTGTGGGCGTGGCAGATCCGGATGAGCAGAGGGGCTGCCTCGCCCGTGAGCAGTTCGGTTGTCACTGGTTTTCCAGTTACCGGGAGATGCTCCAGGAGGTGGAGGCGGTCTGCATTGCGGTGCCGACCTTGCTTCACCATCAGGTCGGCATGGAATGTCTCGATGCAGGCCTGCATGTCCTGATCGAGAAGCCGATCGCCGCGAGCCAGGATGAGGCAGCCGCATTGATTGACGCCTCAAATCGGGCCGGTCGCCTGCTGCAGGTCGGCCATATCGAGCGCTTCAATCCAGCCTTCCGAGAGCTCATCAAGGTGGTGGCCAACGAGGAGGTCGTGGTGTTGGAGGGGCGCCGCCACAGTCCCCATGCCGACCGGGCCAATGATGTTTCCGTCGTGCTTGATCTCATGATTCACGACATCGACCTCGTCCTGGAGCTGGCTCAGGCGCCTGTCGTACGGCTTGCGGCTGCCGGCGGTCGAAGCGCTGAGGGGCCGATCGACTATGTCAACGCGACACTTGGGTTCAGCAACGGCGTCGTGGCCAGCCTCACAGCGAGCAAGATGAGCCACCGCAAGATCCGCAGCCTGAGTGCTCACTGCCGATCCAGCCTTGTGGAGACTGATTTCCTCAACCACACCCTGCACATCCATCGCCGTGCCCATGAGTGGTACTCCGCCGACCATGGGGAGCTGCTCTACCGCAATGACGGTTTCATCGAGGAGGTGAGCACCACCTCGATCGAACCGTTGTACGCCGAGCTGGAGCATTTCCTTCAGTGCGTCCGTGGTCGCGAAACGCCTGCCGTGGATGGTGAGCAAGCGTCAAGGGCGCTGCGGCTGGCGGATCTGATTGAGCAGGCTGTGGAACATTCCGCGATGGGAGCTCCGCTTACGGCACCGATCTGA
- the tgt gene encoding tRNA guanosine(34) transglycosylase Tgt has protein sequence MFSFEISAHCPRSAARCGCFQTPHGPVHTPRFMPVGTLATVKGISTEQLLSTGAEMVLSNTYHLHLQPGEDVVAAAGGLHQFMGWRQPMLTDSGGFQVFSLGDLNRIDDRGVVFRNPRDGRMIDMTPEHAIAIQMALGADVVMAFDQCPPYPATENDVDDACRRTHAWLERCVSSHTRRDQALFGIVQGGCFPHLRRESARTVADFDLPGIAIGGVSVGEPVEDMHRIVRDVTPLLPDDRPRYLMGIGTLREMAIAVANGIDLFDCVIPTRLGRHGTALVGGERWNLRNARFRHDHTPLDPSCPCIACQGHTRAYLHHLIRSDELLGLTLLSLHNITHLIRFTTAMGRAIRDGCFSEDFAPWEQDSPAHHTW, from the coding sequence GTGTTCAGCTTTGAAATCAGCGCGCACTGCCCCCGCAGTGCAGCTCGTTGCGGCTGTTTTCAGACCCCGCATGGACCGGTTCACACACCGCGTTTCATGCCCGTGGGCACCCTGGCCACCGTGAAAGGCATCAGCACGGAACAACTGCTGAGCACCGGTGCCGAAATGGTGCTTTCAAACACCTACCACCTCCATCTGCAGCCAGGGGAAGACGTTGTGGCTGCTGCTGGAGGACTCCACCAGTTCATGGGTTGGCGACAGCCGATGCTGACGGACTCGGGTGGCTTTCAAGTCTTCAGCCTGGGAGACCTGAACCGAATCGATGATCGCGGCGTGGTGTTTCGAAACCCTCGCGATGGCCGCATGATCGACATGACGCCGGAACACGCCATTGCCATTCAGATGGCCCTGGGAGCTGATGTTGTGATGGCCTTTGACCAATGCCCGCCCTACCCGGCCACCGAAAACGACGTGGACGACGCCTGCAGACGCACCCATGCCTGGCTTGAACGCTGCGTCAGCAGCCACACCCGGAGAGACCAGGCTCTGTTCGGAATCGTTCAGGGGGGTTGTTTTCCTCATCTACGCCGTGAAAGCGCCAGGACCGTCGCGGATTTCGATCTGCCAGGCATTGCGATCGGAGGAGTCAGCGTCGGGGAACCGGTGGAGGACATGCACCGAATCGTGCGCGATGTGACCCCGCTGCTGCCCGACGATCGACCGCGCTATCTGATGGGGATCGGCACCCTGCGAGAGATGGCCATTGCTGTGGCCAACGGCATCGATCTCTTCGACTGTGTGATTCCAACACGGCTGGGCCGCCATGGCACAGCGCTGGTGGGGGGGGAACGATGGAATCTGCGCAATGCCCGTTTCCGGCATGACCACACACCCCTTGACCCATCATGTCCCTGCATCGCCTGTCAGGGGCACACCAGGGCCTACCTGCACCATCTGATCCGCAGTGATGAGCTCCTGGGTCTGACGTTGCTGAGCCTTCACAACATCACCCATCTGATCCGGTTCACGACCGCCATGGGGCGCGCGATCCGTGATGGCTGCTTTTCAGAGGATTTCGCTCCCTGGGAACAGGACTCGCCGGCCCATCACACGTGGTAG